A single genomic interval of Brevundimonas diminuta harbors:
- a CDS encoding DUF4232 domain-containing protein, with amino-acid sequence MMSHRLTAFVAIAALTGAAACSRTEPEQPAAPVEPAAAPASDAPSVGYACESGATLQVQYIDSDNARLTHQNQTYALRSVQAASGARYVGGGVEWWTATRDGQESGTLSRLGPDGTTGVAVLERCSRPIPGADAMPGPLPTPGQTPTEAAGGVLSAALPCKGPQLTLAAGDGDAGAGNRVTNFSLQNIGTQACSLTGYPTVTLQDARGRTLSTIRAEQSPGSYFRQGQAPTPVELAPRAKAYFEMAWSVVPNEAMQKTCPDAATIKVTAPSDTAAVSLPFSFSPCGGRIRVSPIRAEANPSPAT; translated from the coding sequence ATGATGTCGCACCGCCTGACCGCCTTCGTCGCCATCGCCGCACTGACCGGCGCCGCAGCCTGCTCGCGCACCGAACCCGAACAGCCCGCCGCACCGGTCGAGCCAGCGGCCGCGCCTGCATCCGACGCGCCCTCGGTCGGCTATGCCTGCGAAAGCGGCGCGACGCTTCAGGTCCAGTATATCGACAGCGACAACGCCAGGCTGACCCATCAGAACCAGACCTACGCCCTGCGTTCGGTGCAGGCCGCCAGCGGCGCGCGCTATGTCGGCGGCGGGGTGGAATGGTGGACGGCGACGCGCGATGGGCAGGAGAGCGGCACGCTGAGCCGATTGGGGCCGGACGGCACGACCGGCGTCGCGGTGCTGGAGCGCTGCTCGCGGCCGATTCCCGGGGCTGATGCGATGCCCGGACCGTTGCCGACGCCGGGTCAGACGCCGACCGAGGCGGCCGGCGGGGTCTTGTCCGCTGCGCTGCCCTGCAAGGGGCCGCAACTGACGCTGGCGGCGGGCGACGGGGATGCGGGCGCCGGAAATCGGGTCACCAACTTCAGTCTTCAGAATATCGGAACCCAGGCCTGCAGCCTGACCGGCTATCCGACAGTGACCTTGCAGGACGCGCGGGGACGCACCCTGTCGACCATTCGCGCCGAACAGAGCCCAGGAAGCTATTTCCGCCAAGGCCAGGCCCCGACGCCGGTCGAGCTGGCGCCCCGGGCCAAGGCTTATTTCGAAATGGCCTGGAGCGTCGTGCCCAATGAAGCGATGCAAAAGACGTGTCCCGACGCGGCCACGATAAAGGTCACCGCGCCCAGCGATACGGCCGCCGTCAGTCTGCCGTTCTCGTTCAGCCCCTGCGGCGGTCGCATTCGCGTCAGTCCGATCCGGGCCGAGGCCAACCCGTCTCCTGCGACCTG
- the mce gene encoding methylmalonyl-CoA epimerase, whose translation MIGALNHVGVATPSIADSIKLYRDILGATKIGEPFDLPAQGVKVCFVDTPTAQIELIEPYDDTSPIVGFLAKNPKGGQHHVCFEVADVHAAVAEMRAKGVTILGTGEPRIGAHGTPVVFLHPKEMGGVLIELMETPKAGH comes from the coding sequence ATGATCGGCGCCCTGAACCACGTCGGCGTCGCCACGCCATCCATCGCCGACTCGATCAAATTGTATCGCGATATCCTGGGCGCGACGAAGATCGGCGAGCCATTCGACCTGCCGGCGCAGGGGGTGAAGGTCTGTTTCGTCGATACACCGACGGCTCAGATCGAGCTGATCGAACCCTATGACGACACCAGTCCCATCGTCGGCTTCCTGGCCAAGAACCCGAAGGGCGGCCAGCACCACGTCTGTTTCGAGGTCGCCGACGTCCACGCCGCCGTCGCCGAGATGCGAGCCAAGGGGGTGACGATCCTGGGCACAGGCGAGCCGCGCATTGGGGCGCACGGGACGCCGGTGGTCTTCCTTCATCCCAAGGAGATGGGCGGCGTGCTGATCGAACTGATGGAGACGCCGAAAGCGGGGCATTAA